Proteins encoded by one window of Homoserinimonas aerilata:
- a CDS encoding aldo/keto reductase has translation MRQVGDTGVMVAPVGIDGGVFGWTSGASATSRALDSFADAGGNLVCTADHYAGGRSEVMIGSWLATLADRSKAVVSTTIGRHPDALGLGSREVVRAAEGSLRRLGTDYIDFLTLDGGGDAPDVPIDDTLEALDMLRRSGKVRHVAVTGHSVARIRAIDARAEEAVYPSVSAIVQQYSLMQRSVFERDLAPLAAELGAGVFAQFPLAHGFLTGDFRDRSASVDAPGAEEAVAHVGRRGSRVLAAMEGVAAEHGTSLACVAVAWTISRPGVTAAVVVPRSVDELLGAFDARGLSLTRQQVAMLDKASE, from the coding sequence ATGCGGCAGGTGGGCGATACCGGGGTCATGGTGGCTCCCGTCGGTATCGACGGGGGAGTGTTCGGCTGGACGTCGGGCGCGAGCGCGACGAGCCGTGCGCTCGACAGCTTCGCCGATGCGGGGGGCAACCTCGTCTGCACGGCCGATCACTATGCGGGCGGCCGCAGCGAGGTGATGATCGGCTCTTGGCTGGCCACGCTGGCCGACCGTTCGAAGGCTGTCGTCTCGACGACGATCGGCAGGCATCCGGATGCTTTGGGGCTCGGTTCGCGTGAGGTGGTTCGCGCGGCGGAGGGCTCGCTGCGCAGACTCGGAACCGACTACATCGACTTCCTCACTCTTGACGGCGGCGGCGATGCCCCGGATGTTCCCATCGATGACACGCTCGAGGCGCTCGACATGCTGCGCCGTTCGGGAAAGGTCAGGCATGTGGCGGTCACGGGGCACAGCGTCGCCCGCATCCGGGCGATCGACGCCCGCGCGGAGGAGGCGGTGTATCCGAGTGTGAGTGCCATCGTGCAGCAGTACTCGCTGATGCAGCGCAGCGTCTTCGAGCGTGATCTGGCCCCCTTGGCTGCTGAGTTGGGGGCGGGCGTGTTCGCGCAGTTCCCGTTGGCGCACGGTTTTCTGACGGGCGACTTTCGCGACAGGAGCGCGTCGGTGGATGCCCCGGGTGCGGAGGAGGCGGTCGCCCACGTCGGGCGCAGGGGCTCTCGCGTGCTCGCTGCGATGGAGGGTGTCGCCGCGGAGCACGGCACGAGTCTGGCCTGCGTCGCCGTCGCCTGGACGATCTCGAGGCCGGGCGTCACGGCCGCTGTCGTGGTTCCGCGGAGCGTCGACGAGCTGCTCGGGGCGTTCGATGCGCGGGGTCTCTCCCTGACCCGGCAGCAGGTCGCGATGCTCGACAAGGCATCCGAGTAG